A section of the Marinoscillum sp. 108 genome encodes:
- a CDS encoding cellulase family glycosylhydrolase, with translation MIKSVVLSLALTLGLGISASNAQNKNVYVDDSGIMRWGDSDKEVQGFGVNYTVPFAHAYRSAEKLGVDKKEAIDNDVYHFARLGFDGYRIHVWDTEISDSLGNLLENDHLDLFDYMVKKMEDRGMKMLITPIAFWDNGWPEPGEDTPGFSNKYGKNACLTNEDAIAAQENYLYQFLNHTNPYTGLAYKNDPAVVAFEISNEPHHRQEADSVTRYIKKMVTSMRNTGCEKPIFYNISHSIHLVNAYFDAGVQGGTFQWYPTGLGAGEELEGNFLPNVDLYEIPFAKNSKFKKAAKVVYEFDAADVGRSYIYPAMARSFRTAGIQWATHFAYDPTYLAYANTEYNTHYMNLAFTPQKALSLKLAGEVFHRVPVYKDFGAYPENTQFDGFRVSYEEDLAELLTEKKFIYTNTTKSIPPSPTRLNEVAGYGNSSVVEYAGAGAYFLDQLEKGVWRLEVMPDAVWVEDPFGKNSLQRKLGEIRWGEWPMTIDLPDLGADFVLKPINEGNGWRPAVAGKRFIIKPGTYLIARSGVKTKLQGVEKWKNITLNEFSAPMSTLEKQYVLHEPAAQISQGSPYEISATILAPSQPERVEVLAYIGWRPKTYVMENNGYSYMATIPAEDIKAGFFSYFITVKGQLGTQTYPGAVTGLPGDWDFEDNNAYVVKVLSNDSPVYLFDALADNDKLSRTWSPQSSFVPLAEAGKAEIRIKVARLKEVDAENPNGEQVADYSMRYAFKEKVSGRAADLVGKRELVLTGRSLTDEPTIVQLALVAADGKTYGGLLELGPKLADYRLSLDELKEVKMVTLPRPYPSFLPYYFEGASRAAFDIRKAEVLQISVGPGIQEVEKPQALAIVSVRLE, from the coding sequence ATGATCAAATCTGTGGTATTAAGTCTGGCCCTAACCCTGGGCCTTGGGATAAGTGCGTCCAATGCGCAGAACAAGAATGTGTATGTGGATGATTCGGGGATCATGCGCTGGGGAGATAGTGATAAAGAAGTTCAGGGCTTCGGGGTGAACTATACAGTGCCATTTGCCCATGCTTACCGGTCAGCAGAAAAACTCGGCGTGGATAAGAAGGAAGCGATAGATAACGACGTTTATCATTTTGCCCGGCTGGGATTTGATGGCTATCGGATCCATGTTTGGGATACTGAGATCAGCGATTCTCTGGGCAATCTTTTGGAGAATGACCACCTGGATTTGTTTGATTATATGGTCAAGAAGATGGAAGATCGGGGGATGAAGATGTTAATCACTCCCATTGCTTTTTGGGATAACGGCTGGCCTGAGCCAGGCGAGGATACTCCGGGTTTTTCCAATAAGTACGGCAAAAATGCCTGCCTGACTAACGAGGACGCCATCGCCGCACAGGAGAACTATCTTTATCAGTTTTTGAACCATACAAATCCCTACACAGGCCTGGCTTACAAAAATGATCCGGCAGTTGTAGCATTTGAGATTAGTAATGAACCACATCATAGGCAGGAGGCCGACTCTGTCACACGCTATATCAAAAAGATGGTGACTTCCATGCGCAACACGGGATGTGAGAAACCCATTTTCTACAACATTAGCCATAGTATTCACCTGGTCAACGCGTATTTTGATGCCGGAGTACAGGGGGGCACTTTCCAGTGGTACCCGACAGGTTTGGGTGCAGGAGAGGAGTTGGAAGGTAATTTTCTGCCCAATGTAGATCTTTATGAAATTCCCTTTGCCAAAAATTCAAAATTCAAAAAAGCGGCTAAAGTGGTGTATGAATTTGATGCTGCAGATGTCGGGCGTTCTTACATCTACCCGGCTATGGCCCGGAGTTTTCGGACTGCGGGCATTCAGTGGGCGACGCATTTTGCCTACGACCCTACCTATTTGGCTTATGCCAATACCGAGTACAATACCCACTATATGAACCTGGCATTTACCCCACAAAAGGCACTGAGCCTGAAGTTGGCAGGGGAAGTGTTTCACAGAGTGCCGGTATACAAAGACTTTGGCGCGTATCCGGAAAACACACAGTTTGATGGGTTTAGGGTAAGCTATGAGGAGGACCTGGCAGAGCTGTTGACAGAGAAGAAATTCATTTATACCAACACGACTAAATCGATACCTCCTTCACCGACCAGGTTAAATGAAGTGGCGGGGTATGGAAATTCAAGTGTGGTTGAGTATGCAGGAGCCGGAGCCTATTTTCTGGATCAACTTGAAAAAGGGGTGTGGAGACTGGAAGTGATGCCGGATGCTGTTTGGGTGGAGGATCCTTTTGGTAAAAATAGCCTCCAGAGAAAGCTTGGAGAAATTCGTTGGGGGGAGTGGCCCATGACCATAGATCTTCCGGATCTTGGAGCGGACTTTGTCCTGAAGCCTATCAATGAAGGGAATGGCTGGAGGCCGGCAGTAGCCGGAAAGCGATTTATCATCAAACCGGGCACCTATCTGATCGCTCGCAGTGGGGTGAAAACGAAGCTACAAGGTGTTGAGAAATGGAAAAACATCACCCTGAATGAATTTTCGGCACCAATGAGTACATTGGAAAAACAGTATGTGCTTCATGAACCCGCTGCGCAAATCTCACAAGGTTCACCCTATGAAATCAGCGCTACTATTTTGGCTCCATCTCAGCCAGAGAGGGTTGAGGTTTTGGCCTATATCGGATGGCGACCCAAAACCTATGTGATGGAAAATAACGGGTATTCATATATGGCCACAATTCCTGCGGAAGACATCAAAGCAGGATTCTTTAGCTACTTCATTACCGTGAAGGGGCAGTTGGGTACTCAAACCTATCCCGGAGCGGTCACCGGTTTGCCCGGTGATTGGGATTTTGAAGATAACAATGCTTATGTGGTGAAGGTGCTATCGAATGATTCCCCTGTTTATCTTTTTGATGCCCTTGCAGACAATGATAAACTATCTCGGACATGGAGCCCTCAATCATCTTTTGTTCCGCTGGCTGAGGCAGGAAAGGCCGAGATCAGAATCAAGGTAGCCAGACTCAAGGAGGTGGACGCTGAAAATCCCAATGGCGAACAGGTAGCTGATTACAGCATGCGGTATGCCTTTAAAGAAAAGGTGAGTGGCAGAGCGGCAGATTTGGTAGGCAAAAGGGAATTGGTTTTGACAGGGAGGTCATTGACAGATGAACCTACTATAGTGCAGCTGGCGCTGGTCGCTGCGGACGGCAAGACCTACGGAGGTTTACTGGAGCTCGGTCCGAAATTGGCGGATTACAGGTTGTCCCTTGATGAGCTGAAAGAAGTGAAAATGGTCACCTTACCAAGGCCTTATCCATCCTTTCTGCCTTACTATTTTGAGGGAGCTTCAAGAGCCGCATTTGATATTCGTAAAGCCGAGGTGCTGCAGATTTCTGTTGGTCCGGGGATTCAGGAGGTGGAAAAGCCACAGGCGCTGGCCATAGTGAGTGTGAGATTGGAGTAG
- the mltG gene encoding endolytic transglycosylase MltG yields MKKKNFIAAFMIVFAVMLSSFAFYGYQVLYTPNILVDQEDRMFAIEDGTTFKELQNKLYDQRIVNDLVSFSFLAKVKGFDREIKPGMYLFKKDMSNTEAINMLRAGIQTPVKLTFNNARKIDELASKLTFPLQIDSADIAPLLMSDSVAQAYGLNANTFICMFLPNTYEVYWTASPKDILDRMKKEYDRYWNDTRIAQAAALGLTPTEASTLASIVDAETNKMDEAATIAGVYLNRLKKGYKLQADPTLVFAIGDFSIRRILNKDKDFESPYNTYKYRGLPPGPINMPSIAALEAVLNAEEHRYLYFCAKDDFSGYHAFAKTLEEHNVNAARFQRALNMERIYR; encoded by the coding sequence ATGAAGAAGAAAAATTTTATTGCCGCTTTCATGATCGTTTTTGCCGTAATGCTATCGTCTTTCGCATTTTACGGCTATCAGGTACTTTATACCCCAAATATACTGGTAGATCAGGAAGATCGGATGTTTGCCATTGAAGATGGTACTACTTTCAAGGAGCTCCAAAATAAGCTATATGATCAGCGCATTGTCAATGACCTGGTCTCTTTCAGTTTTCTGGCTAAGGTCAAAGGATTCGACAGGGAAATAAAACCCGGCATGTATCTGTTCAAAAAAGACATGAGCAATACAGAAGCCATCAATATGCTAAGGGCCGGGATACAGACCCCCGTAAAGCTGACTTTCAACAACGCCCGAAAAATAGACGAGCTGGCAAGCAAGCTCACTTTTCCCCTCCAGATAGACTCTGCGGATATAGCACCTCTCCTGATGTCTGACAGTGTGGCTCAGGCCTATGGACTAAACGCCAATACCTTCATCTGCATGTTCCTGCCTAACACCTATGAAGTCTATTGGACAGCCAGCCCTAAGGATATATTGGACCGGATGAAAAAAGAATACGACCGGTACTGGAATGACACCAGGATAGCCCAGGCAGCAGCATTGGGTCTCACGCCTACAGAGGCCTCCACCCTGGCCTCCATAGTGGATGCCGAAACCAATAAAATGGACGAAGCGGCGACCATTGCCGGTGTGTATCTCAACCGACTGAAAAAAGGGTATAAACTCCAGGCCGACCCCACGCTTGTTTTTGCGATCGGTGACTTCTCCATTCGACGAATTCTCAACAAAGACAAGGATTTCGAATCGCCCTATAACACCTACAAGTATCGGGGATTACCCCCCGGCCCGATCAACATGCCGTCTATTGCTGCTCTGGAGGCGGTTTTGAATGCGGAAGAACATCGTTATCTTTATTTTTGTGCAAAAGACGATTTTTCGGGTTATCATGCATTCGCAAAAACCCTGGAAGAGCACAACGTCAACGCTGCGAGATTTCAGCGGGCACTTAATATGGAGCGGATTTACAGATAG
- a CDS encoding thioesterase family protein, which produces MYQQEVKIRVRYAETDQMGYVYYGNYATYYEVARVEAFRSLGFPYKKLEEMGIGMPVLSLNVNYHQPAKYDDLLTILVSIPERPRARIKFHYEVTNEAGKLINTGATELVFIKMDTGRPVRLPEVMDKLIQPHFH; this is translated from the coding sequence ATGTACCAGCAAGAAGTAAAGATCAGGGTGCGGTATGCTGAAACAGACCAAATGGGGTATGTATACTACGGCAACTATGCCACCTACTATGAGGTAGCCAGGGTAGAAGCCTTTCGTTCGCTGGGTTTCCCTTATAAAAAACTGGAGGAAATGGGGATCGGGATGCCGGTGCTTTCGCTGAACGTGAATTACCACCAGCCAGCCAAATACGATGACCTCCTCACCATCCTGGTGAGTATCCCTGAGCGACCAAGGGCGAGAATAAAATTTCACTACGAGGTTACTAATGAGGCGGGAAAACTAATTAATACGGGAGCGACCGAGCTGGTTTTCATCAAAATGGATACCGGACGACCGGTAAGACTGCCCGAGGTTATGGATAAACTTATACAACCCCACTTCCATTGA
- a CDS encoding YihY/virulence factor BrkB family protein: MRKRTIIHRHLSYTGWYVRMISFLKSIRISGGKTSLYRALIIFIDKVGDNQLFEKAYGVAFNFTLSLFPSIIFLFALIPFIHEYIPSISQGEILHFLQDILPRSVFEITAETIYDTLQIRREGLISFGVLFALFLATNGVNSLMQTFNMSYKTVENRSFIKTRLIALFLTVLLAFALIFSILFIIIGQVVLDWLLEAGLLSEDFLYYIILLLRFIVVYIAFYLAIASIYYWGPAIHDRWKFFSYGSSLATILCILVSVGFSFYVANFGTYNKVYGSIGAIIALMVWQWLMSFILLLGFEFNASVSRAASGEVYDLEKD, from the coding sequence TTGAGAAAGCGAACGATCATTCATCGGCACCTGAGCTATACAGGCTGGTATGTGAGAATGATTAGCTTCCTGAAGAGCATCAGAATATCCGGTGGAAAAACCTCACTATACCGCGCACTCATCATTTTCATTGACAAAGTAGGGGACAATCAGCTTTTCGAAAAGGCATACGGTGTGGCCTTTAATTTTACTCTGTCGCTGTTCCCCTCCATCATTTTTCTCTTTGCCCTGATTCCATTCATTCACGAGTATATCCCCTCCATCAGCCAGGGGGAAATTCTTCACTTTTTACAGGATATTTTACCCCGAAGTGTCTTTGAGATTACGGCCGAAACCATCTACGACACCTTACAGATAAGACGAGAGGGACTGATCTCCTTTGGAGTACTATTTGCACTATTTCTGGCGACCAATGGAGTCAACTCCCTGATGCAAACTTTCAACATGAGCTACAAGACAGTTGAAAACCGGAGCTTTATCAAAACCAGGCTTATTGCGCTCTTTCTTACTGTTTTGCTGGCCTTTGCCCTGATTTTCTCGATCCTGTTTATCATCATAGGACAAGTGGTGCTGGACTGGCTGCTGGAGGCCGGACTCCTCTCCGAAGACTTCCTGTACTATATCATCCTGCTCCTCCGGTTTATTGTGGTGTACATAGCCTTCTATCTGGCCATCGCCTCTATCTATTATTGGGGTCCGGCCATTCACGACCGGTGGAAATTTTTCTCCTACGGATCGTCCCTGGCTACCATATTATGTATCCTGGTATCGGTGGGCTTCTCTTTCTATGTCGCCAATTTTGGCACCTACAATAAGGTATATGGCTCCATTGGAGCCATCATCGCCCTGATGGTATGGCAGTGGCTGATGTCCTTTATCCTACTGCTTGGTTTTGAGTTCAACGCTAGTGTGTCCAGGGCCGCAAGTGGAGAAGTATACGATTTGGAAAAGGACTAA